A part of Alphaproteobacteria bacterium genomic DNA contains:
- a CDS encoding FtsX-like permease family protein — MYIIALQMLFGDKGKYLTMVVGISFAALVMTQQPGIFVGLMSRTYSFVKDVSLPDIWVMDPGVQFVEEHKPIRDTDLWRIRGVSGVEWAVPLFKNLMRTKLPDGRTKTIDMTGIDDATLLGAPHKIIVGNLSDFKRNDAVFVDQEAARTHLKVYLPNKQTRPLNIGDVLEINDRRAVVAGFVKISRNFVLQPQVYTTYSRALRYAPPARRHLTYILVKAKSGQDPHALCQKISDTTQLAAYTADEFKSISLNYWMKSTGIPINFGISILLGFIVGAAIAGQTFYNFVQENLKHYASLKAMGLKNKVLARMVALQAMVVGMVGYGIGVGLTTIFGMLVHDTVLAFLLPPSLLLFAGVGVLLIVILSAVLGLRRVINVDPSIVFRG; from the coding sequence ATGTATATAATTGCTTTACAAATGCTGTTTGGGGATAAGGGTAAGTATTTAACCATGGTGGTCGGGATTTCATTCGCGGCATTAGTCATGACACAACAGCCAGGCATATTCGTAGGCCTCATGAGTCGGACTTATAGTTTTGTGAAGGATGTGTCTTTACCTGATATCTGGGTTATGGATCCTGGGGTTCAATTTGTTGAAGAACACAAACCAATACGTGATACAGACTTATGGCGCATTAGGGGTGTTAGCGGAGTCGAATGGGCAGTTCCTCTTTTCAAAAATCTTATGCGAACTAAGTTGCCGGATGGGCGCACAAAAACGATTGATATGACAGGTATTGATGATGCGACTTTACTAGGAGCTCCTCATAAAATAATTGTTGGAAACCTTTCTGATTTTAAACGGAATGATGCCGTTTTTGTTGATCAAGAAGCCGCTCGTACGCATCTCAAGGTTTATTTGCCGAATAAACAAACAAGACCTTTAAATATAGGAGATGTGCTAGAAATCAATGATCGTCGAGCTGTCGTGGCAGGTTTTGTAAAAATTTCACGAAATTTCGTGCTTCAGCCACAAGTTTATACGACTTATAGTCGTGCATTGAGATACGCTCCCCCAGCGCGAAGACATTTAACATATATCCTTGTTAAGGCCAAATCAGGCCAAGATCCTCATGCCCTTTGTCAGAAAATATCAGATACCACTCAACTTGCAGCTTATACCGCAGATGAATTTAAATCTATCAGCCTAAATTATTGGATGAAGAGCACTGGAATTCCTATCAACTTTGGTATTTCAATTCTATTGGGGTTTATTGTTGGAGCAGCCATTGCGGGGCAAACTTTTTATAATTTTGTACAAGAAAATTTGAAACATTATGCATCCCTCAAAGCTATGGGCCTAAAAAACAAAGTTCTTGCTCGCATGGTGGCTCTTCAAGCTATGGTCGTGGGCATGGTGGGGTATGGAATTGGTGTAGGATTAACAACAATATTTGGCATGTTGGTACATGATACGGTTCTCGCCTTTCTTTTGCCCCCGTCTTTACTGCTTTTTGCTGGAGTTGGTGTTCTTCTCATCGTCATATTATCGGCTGTCCTTGGATTGCGCCGCGTCATAAATGTTGACCCTTCCATCGTATTTCGGGGATAG
- a CDS encoding DUF898 domain-containing protein: MSSSVNDSLPIQKIQHDPQLGQLYKICFVNILFSIFTLGIHRFWGITRLRKYLVRCSMLQNDRFEYTGKGIELFRGFVKVMGVFMALWGLYFGVGYLIQHVLNMPFLMKIIDVVLAIAYVPTLFFLIYTGAYGALRYRLTKTRWRGIRFNLSGSAFSFGLFAMKRVFLNIISLGILIPTSALKKESLLINNMSYGSLKFSMNYPTHHLNKVNIVTLLLAIPTLTFSRIWYHVALRKFIYENIQLQNIRFRFTMTPGCQILLDIKAFLLLMITVGLGYPIVLQMYIKTFLDNVEIIGDLDSLKALQSQQPELTTGEGLEGVFGESLI; the protein is encoded by the coding sequence ATGTCATCTTCCGTCAATGATTCGCTCCCCATTCAAAAAATTCAACATGATCCTCAATTAGGGCAGCTGTATAAAATTTGTTTTGTCAACATACTCTTTTCCATTTTCACTCTCGGTATCCATAGATTTTGGGGAATAACGCGATTGAGGAAATATCTTGTGCGATGCTCAATGCTTCAAAATGACCGCTTTGAATATACGGGCAAAGGGATAGAGCTTTTCCGGGGTTTCGTTAAGGTTATGGGTGTTTTTATGGCTCTTTGGGGACTTTATTTTGGGGTGGGGTATCTTATTCAGCATGTTCTCAATATGCCTTTTCTCATGAAAATTATTGATGTTGTTCTTGCTATTGCCTACGTTCCTACACTTTTTTTTCTCATCTATACCGGGGCTTATGGTGCTCTGCGCTATCGTTTGACGAAAACACGTTGGAGAGGAATTCGGTTTAACCTGTCGGGTTCCGCATTCTCTTTTGGGCTATTTGCAATGAAGCGTGTTTTTTTAAATATTATTTCATTGGGAATATTGATTCCCACATCTGCTTTAAAAAAGGAGAGCCTTCTCATCAATAATATGTCTTATGGTAGTTTAAAATTTTCAATGAATTACCCTACACATCATTTAAATAAAGTGAATATTGTTACACTCCTTTTGGCCATTCCTACGTTAACTTTTTCTCGCATTTGGTATCATGTAGCCCTTCGAAAATTTATCTATGAGAATATTCAGCTGCAAAATATTCGATTTAGATTTACAATGACTCCCGGTTGCCAAATTCTTCTCGATATAAAGGCATTTTTACTACTTATGATTACAGTTGGGTTGGGCTATCCGATTGTTCTTCAAATGTATATCAAGACCTTTTTAGATAATGTGGAAATTATAGGCGATTTAGATTCTCTAAAAGCATTACAATCTCAACAACCTGAATTAACCACTGGCGAAGGTCTTGAGGGTGTCTTTGGCGAATCTCTGATATAA
- a CDS encoding ligase-associated DNA damage response DEXH box helicase, translating into MIPKIFQEWFDTKGWHLRQHQLDMLRAYQTEKDILLLAPTGAGKTLAGFLPVLKDLYESPDFKGLHTIYISPLKALTNDIARNLQHPINEMGLPIKVESRTSDTSTYKKARQKHTPPHILLTTPESLALLLTYPEAKTLFKSLQTIIIDEIHSLASNKRGDQTTLILARLKILAPNARRIGLSATVADPQKMTTWLGYEKPAYLIHLKKDIKPLVKIIYSDISLPLTGHYPSSDLIKKIYETIQSNQMSIVFVNTRSQVERLFKDLWVINDSNVPIGIHHGSLTKDMRTKVETAITNQQLRAVVATSSLDLGVDWGNVDLVINLGAPKGISRLVQRIGRSNHRLDSPSHAILVPTNCFEALECQAALQAISAGILDDPPPNSKGGLDVLAQHIMSCACASPIDVDSLYAEVITAYPYSKLTKSLFQDTFNFVVNGGYVLEHYEQYHRLIKDDSGSFYPRNAQLKQRHRMNIGTIVEAEKLKVMLVYNKAGTKRKRGKGLHLGDIEERLILGMEPGDTFLFAGQILQYQGIRDLKVEVSRSNNREAKIPVFSGGRMPLSSYLAASVKHLLTTPKKHMVFPLYLQKWLRAQATFSQLPGEEELLVELFSHKGFNYITAYTFEGRPTNQTLGFLLSQRLENEGCHPLGFSVSDYGLSLWCLNSIPQSTLKKLWHPTFFKDELNNWLDHSSMLKRFFRNTAVVSGLTERKFPGQSKTGKQVTFSTDLIYEVLIKYDPNHLLLRSNRLDVERDLINLDRLKSFLETYQDKIHYQTCERLTPFSIPIILEKTVEGIEGAGTDALIALKTVQERSELLYREATHE; encoded by the coding sequence ATGATACCCAAAATTTTCCAAGAATGGTTTGATACGAAGGGTTGGCATTTGCGGCAACACCAACTTGATATGTTGCGTGCTTATCAGACAGAGAAAGATATTCTTTTACTCGCACCCACGGGAGCGGGGAAAACTTTAGCGGGATTTTTGCCGGTATTGAAAGATCTCTATGAGAGTCCGGATTTTAAAGGATTACATACAATATATATTTCTCCTCTAAAAGCCCTAACGAATGATATTGCGCGTAATTTGCAGCATCCTATTAATGAAATGGGTTTACCGATAAAAGTTGAAAGTCGCACAAGTGATACGTCAACTTACAAAAAGGCGCGTCAAAAACACACACCTCCCCATATTTTATTAACGACTCCTGAGTCGTTGGCTTTACTTTTAACTTATCCTGAAGCGAAAACTCTTTTTAAATCTCTTCAAACAATAATTATTGATGAGATTCATAGTTTGGCCTCAAATAAAAGAGGGGATCAAACAACCTTAATACTGGCTCGACTAAAAATACTGGCACCAAATGCTCGGCGTATTGGATTATCCGCAACTGTTGCAGATCCGCAAAAAATGACCACATGGCTGGGCTATGAAAAACCTGCCTATTTGATACATTTAAAAAAGGATATAAAGCCCCTCGTTAAGATTATTTATAGTGATATATCTTTACCTCTCACAGGCCACTACCCCTCATCTGATCTCATAAAAAAAATTTACGAAACGATTCAATCAAATCAAATGAGTATTGTTTTTGTGAATACCCGTTCTCAAGTTGAGAGATTGTTTAAGGATTTGTGGGTTATTAATGATTCAAATGTTCCCATTGGAATTCATCATGGCTCCTTAACAAAAGATATGCGCACAAAAGTTGAAACAGCAATCACGAATCAGCAATTACGAGCTGTTGTGGCGACATCATCCCTGGATTTGGGTGTTGATTGGGGGAACGTAGATCTGGTTATCAATTTAGGAGCCCCCAAGGGAATTAGTCGTTTGGTACAAAGAATAGGGCGTTCAAATCATCGGCTCGATTCACCGAGTCATGCTATATTAGTACCTACGAATTGTTTTGAAGCCTTAGAATGTCAGGCGGCATTGCAAGCTATTTCTGCGGGTATTCTTGATGACCCACCGCCGAATTCAAAAGGTGGATTAGATGTTTTAGCTCAACATATCATGTCATGTGCATGTGCTAGCCCCATAGATGTTGACAGCTTATATGCGGAAGTTATTACGGCTTATCCTTATTCAAAACTTACAAAATCCCTTTTCCAGGATACTTTTAATTTTGTCGTGAATGGCGGTTATGTATTAGAGCACTACGAACAATATCATCGATTAATCAAAGATGACTCAGGCAGTTTTTATCCTCGTAATGCCCAACTCAAACAACGTCACCGTATGAATATTGGGACAATTGTTGAGGCAGAGAAATTAAAAGTTATGCTCGTGTACAATAAAGCCGGAACAAAAAGAAAACGGGGAAAGGGCTTGCATCTCGGGGATATCGAAGAAAGATTAATTCTAGGTATGGAACCTGGTGATACGTTTCTATTCGCCGGTCAAATTTTACAATATCAGGGAATACGTGATTTAAAAGTTGAAGTAAGTCGCTCAAATAATCGAGAGGCAAAAATTCCAGTTTTTTCTGGGGGAAGAATGCCGCTTTCTTCTTATTTGGCGGCATCAGTAAAACATCTCTTAACAACACCAAAAAAGCATATGGTTTTTCCTTTATATCTTCAAAAATGGTTGCGAGCTCAAGCCACATTTTCTCAACTACCTGGCGAGGAAGAATTGCTGGTTGAGCTATTTTCTCACAAAGGATTTAATTATATCACCGCCTACACTTTTGAAGGAAGGCCAACCAATCAAACGCTAGGATTTTTATTATCTCAACGTCTTGAGAATGAGGGTTGTCATCCTTTAGGTTTTTCAGTTTCTGATTATGGATTAAGTTTGTGGTGTTTGAATTCTATTCCGCAGTCAACTTTAAAAAAACTTTGGCACCCAACATTCTTTAAAGATGAATTAAATAATTGGTTAGACCATTCGTCCATGTTAAAACGCTTTTTTCGTAACACCGCAGTGGTATCAGGATTAACAGAACGCAAATTTCCAGGGCAGTCAAAAACGGGCAAGCAAGTTACTTTTAGTACGGATTTAATTTACGAGGTGCTTATTAAATATGATCCCAACCATTTGTTGCTAAGGAGCAATCGTTTAGACGTAGAGCGAGATTTAATTAATTTGGATAGACTGAAATCTTTCTTGGAAACTTATCAGGATAAAATTCATTATCAAACTTGTGAACGACTAACACCATTTTCTATACCCATAATTCTCGAAAAAACGGTGGAAGGTATTGAGGGTGCAGGTACGGATGCATTAATAGCCTTAAAAACTGTTCAAGAAAGAAGTGAATTACTATATCGAGAAGCAACCCATGAATGA
- the pdeM gene encoding ligase-associated DNA damage response endonuclease PdeM produces MNDSLEISLGGEKLWLSSCRCLWWPVRETLIVSDLHIGKGIDFSVRGALLPPYDVQDTLSRLKRLIDKFKAKRVISLGDNFHRSYSFGALKEWEKKSVNDLVFSVSEWVWILGNHDPDLPVELGGTKIENMSDGYLGFYHEPNLHNKDKFQIVGHYHPKYVTRIHRQRISKPCFAWNQKTLIMPSFGSYTGGLNVAHSEILKVLSHSFYIATADTEPKPILIEQNFS; encoded by the coding sequence ATGAATGACTCTTTAGAAATTTCTTTGGGTGGTGAAAAATTGTGGTTATCAAGCTGTCGCTGTTTATGGTGGCCAGTCAGGGAAACTCTCATCGTCTCTGATTTACATATTGGCAAGGGTATTGATTTTTCTGTAAGAGGGGCGTTATTGCCCCCTTATGATGTGCAAGATACATTAAGTCGCCTGAAACGGCTTATCGACAAATTTAAGGCTAAGCGCGTCATTAGCTTAGGAGATAACTTTCATAGAAGTTATTCATTTGGAGCCCTGAAAGAATGGGAGAAAAAATCCGTTAATGACTTAGTTTTCAGTGTTTCAGAATGGGTTTGGATCCTGGGTAATCATGATCCAGATTTACCTGTTGAATTAGGGGGTACAAAAATTGAAAATATGAGTGATGGATATCTTGGTTTTTACCACGAGCCCAATCTCCACAATAAGGATAAATTTCAAATAGTAGGACATTATCATCCCAAATACGTAACTAGGATACACCGGCAACGTATTAGTAAGCCTTGTTTTGCTTGGAATCAGAAAACGTTAATTATGCCGTCATTTGGAAGCTATACTGGAGGCCTTAACGTTGCTCATTCTGAAATATTAAAAGTCCTTAGTCATTCATTTTACATTGCCACTGCAGATACAGAGCCCAAACCAATTTTAATTGAACAAAATTTCTCATAA
- a CDS encoding biotin/lipoyl-binding protein: MLDRIKNLIAHLTQQYINRGTIQYLWKNQLLVLIAIIGFCAAILFSFTKGQNASLPAHQETFPPSSPFKYNISGTGYVEANTRNISIGSFTSGIVSEVYAKEGQTVKKGDPLFCLDNRAALAEVALREKELEAAQSNWDVAKVNLLESQDLLSRGEKLKLGLVISTEEIQKRKFAVQKLEAQTKLQESKIEQAKAYLNLATIVLDKLTVKAPIDGLIMKVGIRLGERITEAVTSPQGLILMGNTNPLHIRVQIDENDAWRFDAQSKAFAYLKSNRNIRFALKLVRVEPYAQQKQQLSGESTELIDTRIIECVYQMPDDSKGIYIGQQMDVFIEARQES, translated from the coding sequence ATGCTTGATCGAATAAAGAATCTTATTGCCCATCTTACTCAACAATATATAAATAGGGGAACAATTCAATATTTGTGGAAAAATCAGCTATTGGTTCTCATAGCGATTATTGGATTTTGTGCTGCCATTCTGTTCTCCTTTACAAAGGGTCAAAATGCTTCTCTCCCAGCTCATCAAGAGACATTTCCTCCTTCTTCACCATTTAAATATAATATTTCGGGCACGGGCTATGTAGAAGCTAATACGCGCAATATAAGTATTGGTTCTTTTACCTCTGGAATTGTTTCTGAAGTTTATGCAAAAGAAGGCCAGACTGTTAAAAAAGGTGATCCTTTATTTTGTTTGGATAATAGAGCGGCCCTTGCTGAAGTTGCATTACGAGAGAAGGAATTGGAGGCGGCCCAATCCAATTGGGATGTTGCCAAGGTCAATCTTTTGGAAAGCCAAGATCTTCTAAGTCGGGGAGAAAAATTGAAATTAGGGCTTGTAATTAGTACCGAAGAAATTCAAAAGCGTAAATTTGCAGTCCAAAAGTTAGAGGCCCAAACAAAGCTTCAGGAAAGCAAAATAGAGCAAGCCAAAGCCTACCTAAATTTGGCGACTATCGTGTTGGATAAATTAACCGTTAAAGCCCCAATAGATGGTCTGATTATGAAGGTTGGTATTCGATTAGGCGAAAGAATTACGGAAGCCGTGACCTCCCCGCAAGGGCTTATATTAATGGGCAATACAAACCCTTTACATATTAGAGTTCAGATTGATGAAAATGATGCGTGGCGATTCGATGCTCAATCAAAAGCCTTTGCTTATCTGAAAAGCAATCGCAACATTCGCTTTGCTCTAAAACTAGTACGTGTTGAACCTTATGCCCAACAAAAGCAACAGTTAAGCGGAGAAAGCACTGAGCTTATTGATACACGAATCATCGAATGTGTCTACCAAATGCCCGACGACAGTAAAGGCATATATATTGGGCAGCAGATGGATGTATTTATTGAGGCTAGACAAGAATCTTAA
- a CDS encoding ligase-associated DNA damage response exonuclease: MTVDWLKIKDHGLYCEPGGFYIDPWRPAEYAVITHGHADHARPNNKHVLATSGTIEIMKHRYREACGEKIQPLPYYHHLQIKDISVSFYPAGHVWGSAQVLLDYRGQRVVVSGDYKRRYDPTCEPFEPVSCEVFITEATFGLPVFTHPDDSLELQKLIDSMKSYPDRPHLVGCYALGKCQRLLLRLRQLGYGQPIYLHGALEGLTQLYHQHGFDFGELILVSTIDKKQLNGQLILCPPSALADRWSRRFEDPVIGLASGWMRILQRAKQKGIELPLVISDHADWPELIQTLEDVNPDQLWVTHGQEDALIHYAQSKGYEAKALSLVGMEGESE; encoded by the coding sequence ATGACTGTGGATTGGCTTAAAATCAAAGATCATGGGCTTTATTGTGAACCCGGTGGTTTCTATATCGATCCTTGGCGACCTGCAGAGTATGCCGTAATCACACATGGTCATGCTGATCATGCTCGACCAAATAATAAGCATGTGCTCGCCACCTCGGGTACTATTGAGATTATGAAACACCGCTATCGAGAAGCCTGCGGGGAAAAAATACAACCCCTACCCTATTATCATCATTTACAAATCAAAGACATTTCTGTTTCCTTTTATCCCGCAGGTCACGTGTGGGGAAGTGCGCAAGTTCTTCTCGATTATCGCGGGCAAAGGGTCGTCGTTTCTGGCGATTATAAGCGACGCTATGATCCGACTTGTGAGCCATTTGAGCCCGTCTCGTGCGAAGTATTTATCACAGAAGCTACATTCGGACTCCCTGTTTTTACACATCCTGATGACAGTCTAGAGTTACAGAAACTCATTGACTCTATGAAAAGTTATCCGGATCGCCCCCACTTGGTGGGATGCTATGCATTAGGAAAATGCCAACGTTTGTTGCTAAGACTTAGGCAGCTTGGATATGGTCAGCCGATATATTTGCACGGAGCTTTAGAGGGGCTCACTCAACTTTACCATCAACACGGGTTTGATTTTGGTGAATTAATACTGGTCAGCACTATTGATAAAAAGCAATTGAATGGTCAACTCATTCTCTGTCCACCGTCTGCATTAGCAGATCGCTGGTCAAGACGGTTTGAAGATCCCGTCATTGGACTGGCTTCAGGTTGGATGAGAATACTTCAAAGAGCAAAGCAAAAAGGTATCGAACTTCCTTTAGTCATATCAGACCATGCAGACTGGCCTGAATTAATCCAAACATTAGAGGACGTTAATCCTGACCAGTTATGGGTAACCCATGGTCAAGAAGATGCGTTGATACATTATGCCCAAAGTAAAGGCTATGAGGCCAAAGCCTTATCACTTGTGGGTATGGAAGGCGAAAGTGAATGA
- a CDS encoding ABC transporter ATP-binding protein — protein MVAIQCKALTKSFKTADVETVALRGVDLEVLAGEFLMIVGPSGCGKTTLLSIIAGILRADSGKCIVEGYDYQQMSTDELMEFRAKHLGFIFQSYNLIPTLSLAQNVAIPLIINGTPHDKAVKRAEQILAEVHLKDKMRSRPNQLSGGQQQRVAIARALVHNPSLLICDEPTSALDHATGTKILSLMQDINKNFKTTLVVVTHDNRIFQYADRIAYMNDGCIERVVKQNA, from the coding sequence ATGGTAGCAATCCAATGTAAGGCATTAACAAAATCTTTTAAGACTGCAGATGTAGAAACTGTTGCTTTGCGAGGCGTTGACTTAGAAGTTCTTGCAGGGGAATTTTTAATGATCGTGGGTCCTTCCGGTTGTGGAAAAACTACACTTCTTTCTATTATTGCGGGAATTTTACGAGCCGATTCTGGAAAATGCATTGTAGAAGGATACGACTATCAACAGATGTCAACGGATGAATTGATGGAATTCCGAGCTAAACATTTGGGATTTATTTTTCAATCCTATAATTTAATCCCTACCTTATCTCTCGCTCAAAATGTTGCAATTCCTCTTATTATTAATGGGACTCCCCATGACAAGGCCGTCAAACGTGCCGAGCAAATATTAGCTGAAGTGCATTTAAAAGACAAAATGCGTAGTCGACCCAACCAATTATCGGGAGGCCAGCAACAACGTGTAGCCATAGCTAGAGCTTTGGTCCACAATCCCTCCTTATTAATTTGTGATGAGCCAACAAGCGCTCTTGATCATGCAACAGGCACCAAAATATTAAGCCTTATGCAAGATATAAATAAGAATTTTAAAACTACGTTAGTGGTTGTAACGCACGATAATCGAATATTTCAGTATGCTGACCGCATCGCTTATATGAACGATGGGTGCATAGAAAGGGTTGTAAAACAAAATGCTTGA
- a CDS encoding cisplatin damage response ATP-dependent DNA ligase encodes MKEFANLLHHLILTHSRNRKIEILKNYFNETPDPERGFALAILTGNLTFPLIKASQLKKLILERVDPVLYAYSYDYVGDLGETIAFLWPHAPGITPNSLEMVAHTLQTNKQHEALNHIVSWLNASTTIERWALVKLITGGLRIGLSERLAKTALAQISSHVTVEEIEEMWHGLTPPYLELFSWLNGKSDKPTLNHRLNFRPFMLSSPIEEAELTNITPTHYAVEWKWDGIRVQLVGDGESCRIYSRSGEDISHVFPDIIENVQLNAVVDGELLVKHPGGIATFNDLQQRLNRKNPTKKIQEEFPAFIRLYDLLIHENEDLRSLPFKQRRQRLEEWINGHPSQYWDISNLVTFKNMNELQDTHQKIRTDTEFQQTEGFMIKNLDSPYLAGRVKGHWYKWKRDPLSADVVMMYAQRGHGKRSSFYSDYTLGAWTTDQTGNLILVPVAKAYSGFTDAELVKLDQWVRNHTTKKFGPVREVSSELVIEIEFDSVQLSNRHKSKIAVRFPRVRRIRWDKPSREANTVSDLEKLIS; translated from the coding sequence ATGAAAGAATTTGCTAATCTTCTTCATCATCTAATTTTAACGCATTCGCGCAATCGCAAGATTGAAATTTTAAAAAATTATTTTAATGAAACACCGGATCCTGAACGAGGTTTTGCCCTTGCAATCTTAACCGGCAATTTAACTTTTCCTCTTATAAAGGCAAGCCAATTAAAAAAGCTCATCCTCGAACGAGTTGATCCTGTTCTCTATGCTTATTCATATGACTATGTAGGGGACCTGGGAGAAACGATCGCCTTTTTATGGCCTCATGCCCCCGGCATTACACCTAACTCTCTAGAAATGGTTGCGCACACATTACAAACCAATAAACAACATGAGGCATTAAATCATATAGTCTCATGGTTAAATGCGAGTACAACAATTGAGCGGTGGGCCTTAGTTAAATTAATTACAGGTGGCTTACGCATTGGATTGTCAGAACGGCTTGCCAAAACAGCACTTGCGCAAATTTCTTCTCACGTGACTGTAGAAGAAATTGAAGAGATGTGGCATGGACTGACACCGCCGTATCTTGAATTATTTTCGTGGCTAAATGGTAAAAGTGATAAGCCCACATTAAATCATCGTCTAAATTTCCGACCCTTTATGTTGTCAAGCCCTATCGAAGAAGCTGAACTCACCAACATTACACCCACGCATTACGCTGTAGAATGGAAATGGGATGGTATACGAGTCCAACTCGTGGGAGATGGTGAATCTTGTCGAATCTATTCTCGTTCCGGGGAGGATATTTCCCATGTCTTTCCTGATATTATTGAAAATGTTCAGTTAAATGCTGTCGTTGATGGCGAACTTCTTGTTAAACACCCTGGCGGAATTGCTACTTTCAATGATTTACAACAAAGACTGAACCGAAAAAATCCCACAAAGAAAATTCAAGAAGAATTTCCAGCATTTATTAGACTGTATGATCTTTTAATTCATGAGAATGAAGATTTACGCTCATTACCGTTTAAACAACGACGTCAGCGTCTCGAAGAATGGATAAATGGTCATCCCTCACAATATTGGGATATATCAAATCTTGTAACTTTCAAAAATATGAATGAACTCCAAGACACACATCAAAAAATTCGCACAGATACTGAATTTCAACAAACTGAGGGATTTATGATTAAAAACCTCGATAGTCCCTATTTAGCCGGACGAGTTAAGGGGCATTGGTATAAATGGAAACGTGATCCATTATCTGCAGATGTTGTTATGATGTATGCACAACGAGGACACGGAAAAAGAAGTTCTTTTTATTCAGATTATACGCTTGGCGCGTGGACAACTGATCAAACAGGTAATTTAATATTGGTTCCCGTTGCCAAAGCTTATTCGGGTTTTACAGATGCAGAACTTGTAAAACTGGATCAATGGGTAAGAAATCATACAACAAAAAAATTTGGCCCGGTTCGGGAAGTATCATCCGAACTTGTTATTGAGATTGAATTTGATAGTGTCCAATTATCTAACCGTCATAAATCAAAAATTGCGGTACGCTTCCCCCGTGTGCGTAGAATTCGATGGGATAAGCCATCGCGAGAAGCCAATACAGTTAGTGATTTAGAGAAATTAATTTCTTAA
- the umuD gene encoding translesion error-prone DNA polymerase V autoproteolytic subunit, whose product MAKGGARVGAGRKANSGAFGEKTVAKRIPVSLVNGIEWLIDSWKEEKSKDSLQFVVKNLGRFRSNPIHLPLFESRVSAGYPSPADDNLEASLDLNQHLIENPNTTFLVKTSGDSMKNAGINSNDILVVDRSIEPKHSSIVIAALNGELTVKRLHIEGKNITLKAENPEYPSIIITEEMDFVIWGVVTSVIHEFRN is encoded by the coding sequence ATGGCAAAAGGTGGGGCGCGAGTTGGAGCGGGTAGAAAAGCCAATTCAGGAGCTTTTGGTGAAAAAACTGTTGCCAAGCGTATTCCGGTGTCATTAGTCAATGGGATTGAATGGCTCATTGATTCTTGGAAGGAAGAAAAAAGTAAAGATAGTTTGCAGTTTGTTGTTAAAAATTTGGGGCGTTTTCGTTCAAACCCCATTCACTTACCTCTTTTTGAGAGCCGGGTATCCGCAGGTTATCCGTCGCCTGCTGACGATAATTTAGAAGCCTCTTTAGACTTAAATCAACATTTGATTGAGAATCCAAATACCACATTCCTTGTTAAAACCTCCGGTGACTCCATGAAGAATGCGGGAATTAATAGCAATGATATTTTGGTTGTCGATCGATCTATAGAACCAAAACACTCCTCTATCGTTATTGCGGCACTCAATGGGGAATTAACAGTTAAGCGTCTTCATATTGAGGGGAAAAATATTACACTAAAGGCTGAAAATCCCGAGTATCCTTCAATAATTATTACTGAAGAAATGGATTTTGTGATTTGGGGTGTGGTAACTTCTGTCATTCATGAATTCAGAAACTGA